A portion of the Haemophilus influenzae genome contains these proteins:
- the cmoA gene encoding carboxy-S-adenosyl-L-methionine synthase CmoA encodes MVKDTLFSTPIAKLGDFIFDENVAEVFPDMIQRSVPGYSNIITAIGMLAERFVTADSNVYDLGCSRGAATLSARRNIHQPNVKIIGIDNSQPMVERCRQHIAAYHSEVPVEILCDDIRHVEIKNASMVILNFTLQFLPPEDRIALLTKIYKGLNPNGVLVLSEKFRFEDTNVNNLLIDLHHQFKRANGYSELEVSQKRTALENVMRTDSIETHKVRLKNVGFSQVELWFQCFNFGSMIAVK; translated from the coding sequence ATGGTAAAAGATACTCTATTTTCTACCCCCATTGCTAAATTGGGGGATTTCATCTTTGACGAAAACGTTGCTGAAGTCTTTCCAGATATGATTCAACGCTCCGTGCCTGGCTATTCCAACATTATTACTGCAATCGGTATGCTGGCGGAACGTTTCGTCACGGCTGATAGTAATGTTTATGATCTTGGTTGCTCGCGAGGTGCCGCCACACTTTCTGCACGTCGAAATATTCATCAACCAAACGTAAAAATTATTGGTATCGATAATTCTCAGCCTATGGTTGAACGTTGTCGCCAACATATTGCGGCGTATCATAGTGAAGTACCTGTAGAAATTCTCTGTGACGATATTCGCCACGTTGAAATTAAAAATGCCTCAATGGTCATTCTCAACTTTACCTTGCAATTTTTACCGCCTGAAGATCGTATCGCATTGCTTACCAAAATCTATAAAGGCTTAAACCCAAATGGTGTATTGGTGCTATCTGAAAAATTCCGTTTTGAAGATACCAATGTTAATAATTTGCTTATTGACTTGCACCACCAATTCAAACGTGCCAATGGTTATAGCGAACTTGAAGTGAGCCAGAAACGCACTGCACTTGAAAATGTGATGCGTACAGATTCTATCGAGACACACAAAGTACGGTTAAAAAACGTAGGATTTTCACAAGTAGAGCTTTGGTTCCAATGCTTTAATTTTGGCTCGATGATTGCGGTTAAATAA
- the ruvC gene encoding crossover junction endodeoxyribonuclease RuvC, whose product MSIILGIDPGSRVTGYGVIRQTGRHLEYLGSGAIRTQVEDLPTRLKRIYAGVTEIITQFQPSMFAIEQVFMAKNADSALKLGQARGTAIVAAVNHDLPVFEYAARLVKQTVVGIGSADKVQVQEMVTRILKLSDKPQADAADALAIAITHAHSIQHSLHIANSVKMTETQEKMTALLKTRYSRGRFRLKI is encoded by the coding sequence ATGAGCATTATTTTAGGTATTGACCCTGGATCTCGCGTAACGGGTTACGGTGTGATTCGCCAAACAGGGAGACATTTAGAATATCTCGGTAGTGGCGCAATTCGTACTCAAGTTGAAGATTTACCCACCCGTTTGAAACGCATTTATGCTGGGGTAACTGAAATCATCACGCAATTTCAACCTAGTATGTTTGCGATTGAGCAAGTGTTTATGGCGAAAAATGCGGATTCAGCCTTGAAACTTGGGCAGGCTCGCGGCACGGCGATTGTTGCAGCGGTAAATCATGATTTACCTGTTTTTGAATATGCCGCACGTTTAGTAAAACAAACGGTTGTGGGCATTGGTTCTGCTGATAAAGTACAAGTGCAAGAAATGGTGACTCGTATTTTGAAGTTGTCAGATAAACCTCAAGCCGATGCAGCGGATGCGTTGGCTATTGCGATTACACACGCTCATTCTATTCAACATTCTTTACATATTGCCAATTCTGTGAAAATGACAGAAACGCAAGAAAAAATGACCGCACTTTTAAAGACCAGATATAGCCGAGGACGCTTTAGATTAAAAATTTAA
- a CDS encoding antitoxin, protein MLAKVFQSGNSQAVRIPMDFRFDVDTVEIFRKENGDVVLRPVSKKTDDFLALFEGFDETFIQALEARDDLPPQERENL, encoded by the coding sequence ATGCTTGCTAAAGTGTTTCAAAGTGGTAACAGCCAAGCTGTTCGGATCCCGATGGACTTTCGTTTTGATGTCGATACCGTAGAAATTTTCCGAAAGGAAAATGGAGATGTGGTATTACGCCCAGTTTCTAAAAAAACAGATGATTTTCTTGCGTTATTTGAAGGATTTGATGAGACCTTTATTCAAGCACTTGAAGCGCGTGATGATTTACCGCCTCAGGAGCGAGAAAATTTATGA
- the aspS gene encoding aspartate--tRNA ligase, whose product MMRTHYCGALNRNNIGQDVTLSGWVHRRRDLGGLIFIDMRDRDGIVQVCFDPKYQEALTAAAGLRNEFCIQIKGEVIARPENQINKNMATGEVEVLAKELRVYNASDVLPLDFNQNNTEEQRLKYRYLDLRRPEMAQRLKTRAKITSFVRRFMDDNGFLDIETPMLTKATPEGARDYLVPSRVHKGKFYALPQSPQLFKQLLMMSGFDRYYQIVKCFRDEDLRADRQPEFTQIDVETSFLTAPEVREIMERMVHGLWLDTIGVDLGKFPVMTWQEAMCRFGSDKPDLRNPLEMVDVADIVKDVEFKVFNEPANNPNGRVAVIRVPNGAEITRKQIDEYTQFVGIYGAKGLAWAKVNDINVGLEGVQSPIAKFLNEEVWKALAERVNAQTGDILFFGADKWQTTTDAMGALRLKLGRDLGLTRLDEWKPLWVIDFPMFERDEEGNLAAMHHPFTSPKDFSPEQLEADPTSAVANAYDMVINGYEVGGGSVRIFDPKMQQTVFRILGIDEEQQREKFGFLLDALKFGTPPHAGLAFGLDRLTMLLTGTENIRDVIAFPKTTAAACLMTEAPSFANPQALEELAISVVKAE is encoded by the coding sequence ATGATGCGTACACATTATTGCGGAGCATTAAACCGTAACAATATCGGACAAGACGTAACATTAAGCGGTTGGGTTCATCGCCGTCGTGATTTAGGTGGCTTGATTTTTATTGATATGCGCGATCGTGATGGTATCGTGCAAGTTTGTTTTGATCCGAAATATCAAGAAGCATTGACAGCGGCTGCGGGGTTACGTAATGAATTTTGTATCCAAATTAAAGGCGAAGTGATTGCGCGTCCTGAAAACCAAATCAATAAAAATATGGCGACAGGCGAAGTGGAAGTGTTAGCGAAAGAATTGCGTGTTTACAATGCTTCTGATGTGTTACCTCTCGACTTTAACCAAAACAATACGGAAGAACAACGTTTAAAATATCGTTATTTAGATTTACGTCGCCCAGAAATGGCTCAACGTTTGAAAACTCGTGCGAAAATCACCAGCTTTGTGCGTCGTTTTATGGATGACAATGGTTTCCTTGATATTGAAACCCCAATGCTTACCAAAGCAACGCCTGAAGGTGCGCGTGACTATTTAGTGCCAAGCCGTGTGCATAAAGGCAAATTCTATGCATTGCCGCAATCACCACAGCTTTTCAAACAGCTTTTAATGATGTCTGGTTTTGACCGCTATTATCAAATCGTAAAATGTTTCCGTGATGAAGATTTGCGAGCAGACCGTCAGCCTGAGTTTACTCAAATCGATGTGGAAACTTCTTTCCTAACTGCGCCAGAAGTCCGCGAAATTATGGAACGTATGGTGCACGGCTTATGGCTTGATACCATCGGTGTGGATTTAGGTAAGTTCCCAGTGATGACTTGGCAAGAAGCAATGTGTCGTTTCGGTTCTGATAAGCCAGATTTGCGTAACCCATTAGAAATGGTAGATGTAGCAGATATTGTCAAAGATGTTGAATTTAAAGTATTTAATGAGCCAGCAAACAATCCAAATGGCCGTGTTGCAGTCATTCGAGTACCAAATGGTGCAGAAATTACTCGTAAACAAATTGATGAATATACACAATTTGTTGGTATTTATGGTGCAAAAGGCTTGGCTTGGGCAAAAGTAAACGATATTAATGTTGGTCTTGAAGGCGTGCAAAGTCCGATTGCGAAATTCTTAAATGAAGAGGTATGGAAAGCGTTAGCAGAACGTGTGAATGCACAAACTGGCGATATTTTATTCTTCGGTGCAGACAAATGGCAAACTACCACTGATGCAATGGGTGCGTTACGTTTGAAATTAGGTCGTGATCTTGGCTTAACTCGTTTAGACGAATGGAAACCGCTTTGGGTCATTGATTTCCCAATGTTTGAACGTGATGAAGAAGGTAATCTTGCAGCAATGCACCATCCATTCACTTCACCAAAAGATTTCAGCCCAGAGCAATTAGAGGCTGATCCAACAAGTGCGGTAGCCAATGCTTACGATATGGTCATCAACGGCTACGAAGTGGGTGGTGGTTCTGTGCGTATTTTTGATCCGAAAATGCAACAAACTGTGTTCCGTATTCTTGGTATTGACGAAGAACAACAACGAGAGAAATTCGGTTTCTTATTAGATGCGTTAAAATTTGGTACTCCACCGCATGCTGGTTTAGCATTTGGTTTAGACCGTTTAACCATGCTTTTAACAGGCACTGAAAATATCCGTGATGTGATTGCTTTTCCTAAAACTACGGCAGCAGCGTGCTTAATGACAGAAGCCCCGAGTTTTGCAAATCCGCAAGCGTTGGAAGAGTTGGCAATTTCTGTCGTTAAAGCAGAATAA
- the gloA gene encoding lactoylglutathione lyase — MRILHTMLRVGDLDRSIKFYQDVLGMRLLRTSENPEYKYTLAFLGYEDGESAAEIELTYNWGVDKYEHGTAYGHIAIGVDDIYATCEAVRASGGNVTREAGPVKGGSTVIAFVEDPDGYKIEFIENKSTKSGLGN; from the coding sequence ATGCGAATTTTACACACTATGTTACGCGTGGGCGATTTAGATCGTTCAATCAAATTTTATCAAGATGTTTTAGGTATGCGTTTATTACGCACCAGTGAAAACCCCGAATACAAATATACGCTGGCTTTTTTAGGTTACGAAGATGGCGAAAGTGCGGCAGAAATTGAATTAACATACAACTGGGGCGTAGATAAATATGAACACGGCACAGCATATGGACATATCGCTATCGGCGTAGATGATATTTATGCGACTTGTGAAGCTGTTCGTGCAAGCGGTGGTAACGTTACTCGCGAAGCAGGGCCAGTTAAAGGTGGCTCAACCGTCATTGCTTTTGTTGAAGATCCAGATGGTTATAAAATTGAATTTATCGAAAACAAAAGTACTAAATCTGGTTTAGGCAACTAA
- the ruvA gene encoding Holliday junction branch migration protein RuvA, protein MIGRLQGILLEKQPPEILLNVQGVGYELLLPMTSFYDLPEIGQETTLFTHLVVREDAHLLFGFAQKTDRTLFRELIKTNGVGPKLALAILSAMSVEQFAYAIEREELSKLTKIPGVGKKTAERLLVELKGKFKGVKQSDFFVESTHIPLSPSIESHSESSSDEAISALIALGYKPAEAEKMVKRVAKPELTSEQVIREALKAAL, encoded by the coding sequence ATGATCGGTCGCTTACAAGGCATTCTTTTAGAAAAACAACCTCCAGAAATTTTACTCAATGTGCAAGGCGTAGGCTATGAATTGCTTTTGCCTATGACGAGTTTCTATGATTTACCAGAAATTGGACAAGAAACTACTTTATTCACCCATCTTGTTGTTCGGGAAGATGCTCACTTACTCTTTGGATTTGCCCAGAAAACAGACCGCACTTTATTTCGTGAATTAATTAAAACAAATGGGGTGGGGCCTAAATTAGCCTTAGCGATTTTATCCGCCATGTCGGTCGAACAATTTGCCTATGCAATAGAGAGAGAAGAACTTTCTAAACTCACTAAAATTCCAGGTGTTGGCAAAAAAACAGCTGAACGTTTGTTAGTTGAACTCAAAGGTAAATTTAAAGGCGTAAAACAAAGCGATTTCTTTGTAGAAAGTACGCATATTCCATTATCCCCATCTATTGAATCCCACTCGGAAAGTTCATCTGATGAAGCAATTTCAGCCTTGATTGCTTTAGGTTATAAACCTGCAGAAGCAGAAAAAATGGTAAAACGCGTTGCTAAACCTGAATTAACCAGTGAACAAGTTATTCGTGAAGCATTAAAAGCCGCATTGTAG
- the ruvB gene encoding Holliday junction branch migration DNA helicase RuvB: MIEADRIISGQAKVDEDVIDRAIRPKLLADYVGQPQVREQMDIFIKAAKLRQDALDHLLIFGPPGLGKTTLANIVANEMGVNIRTTSGPVLEKAGDLAAMLTNLEPHDVLFIDEIHRLSPAIEEVLYPAMEDYQLDIMIGEGPAARSIKLDLPPFTLVGATTRAGSLTSPLRDRFGIVQRLEFYSVEDLTSIVARSADCLNLELEQQAAFEVARRSRGTPRIANRLLRRVRDYADVRNGGIISINVAKQALSMLDVDDAGFDYLDRKLLSAVIERFDGGPVGLDNLAAAIGEERDTIEDVLEPYLIQQGFLQRTPRGRIATSQTYRHFGLQKLSD, from the coding sequence ATGATTGAAGCAGATAGAATTATTAGCGGGCAAGCTAAGGTTGATGAAGATGTTATCGACCGTGCTATTCGTCCTAAACTATTAGCAGATTATGTTGGGCAGCCGCAAGTACGCGAGCAGATGGATATTTTCATCAAGGCAGCCAAACTACGTCAAGATGCCTTAGATCATTTATTGATTTTTGGCCCTCCAGGTTTGGGAAAAACAACGCTTGCTAATATTGTGGCAAATGAAATGGGCGTGAATATTCGTACGACATCAGGGCCTGTATTAGAAAAAGCGGGAGATTTAGCCGCAATGCTAACCAATCTTGAACCGCATGATGTATTATTTATTGATGAAATCCATCGACTTTCCCCTGCGATTGAAGAAGTCCTTTATCCAGCAATGGAAGACTATCAGTTGGATATTATGATTGGCGAAGGACCCGCTGCTCGTTCCATTAAATTAGATTTGCCCCCTTTTACTTTGGTTGGCGCGACCACTAGAGCGGGTTCTTTGACTTCTCCATTGCGTGATCGTTTTGGTATTGTGCAACGTTTGGAATTCTATTCTGTAGAAGATTTAACATCTATCGTTGCAAGAAGTGCGGACTGTTTAAATCTTGAATTAGAACAACAAGCCGCTTTCGAGGTGGCTCGTCGTTCACGAGGCACGCCTCGAATTGCAAACCGTTTATTACGACGTGTGCGTGATTATGCAGATGTACGTAATGGCGGTATTATTTCTATAAATGTGGCAAAACAAGCACTTTCAATGCTAGATGTAGACGATGCTGGATTTGATTATTTAGATAGAAAGTTGTTGTCTGCAGTTATTGAGCGTTTTGACGGTGGGCCTGTGGGGCTAGATAATCTTGCCGCTGCGATCGGCGAAGAACGTGATACCATTGAAGATGTGTTAGAGCCTTATTTGATTCAACAGGGGTTTCTACAAAGAACGCCGCGTGGTCGTATTGCAACATCACAAACTTATCGCCATTTTGGTTTGCAGAAATTATCAGACTAG
- a CDS encoding YebC/PmpR family DNA-binding transcriptional regulator, translating into MAGHSKWANIKHRKAAQDAQRGKIFTKLIRELVTAAKIGGGDVSANPRLRAAVDKALSNNMTRDTINRAIDRGVGGGDDTNMETKIYEGYGPGGTAVMVECLSDNANRTISQVRPSFTKCGGNLGTEGSVGYLFSKKGLILIAEADEDALTEAAIEAGADDIQPQDDGSFEIYTAWEDLGSVRDGIEAAGFKVQEAEVTMIPSTTVDLDIETAPKLLRLIDMLEDCDDVQNVYHNGEICDEVASQL; encoded by the coding sequence ATGGCAGGTCATAGTAAGTGGGCTAATATTAAACACCGCAAAGCAGCACAAGATGCACAACGCGGTAAAATTTTTACTAAATTAATTCGTGAACTTGTTACCGCAGCTAAAATTGGTGGTGGCGATGTGAGTGCTAACCCGCGTTTACGTGCTGCAGTAGATAAAGCACTTAGCAACAATATGACGCGCGATACTATCAACCGTGCTATTGATCGTGGCGTAGGTGGTGGCGATGACACCAATATGGAAACCAAAATCTATGAAGGTTATGGCCCAGGTGGTACAGCGGTTATGGTTGAATGTTTAAGTGATAATGCAAACCGCACCATTTCACAGGTTCGCCCAAGTTTTACCAAATGTGGTGGTAACTTAGGAACAGAAGGCTCTGTTGGTTATTTATTTAGCAAAAAAGGTTTAATCTTAATCGCAGAAGCGGACGAAGATGCCTTAACTGAAGCGGCTATCGAAGCGGGTGCTGATGATATTCAACCACAAGATGATGGTTCATTTGAAATCTATACTGCTTGGGAAGATTTGGGTTCAGTGCGTGATGGCATTGAAGCAGCTGGCTTTAAAGTTCAAGAAGCTGAAGTAACGATGATTCCATCAACAACCGTTGATCTTGATATCGAAACCGCACCAAAATTACTTCGTTTAATTGATATGTTGGAAGATTGTGATGACGTACAAAACGTATATCACAACGGAGAAATCTGTGACGAAGTGGCATCTCAACTTTAA
- a CDS encoding DUF5339 domain-containing protein, which translates to MKKITLFFTALLCLFSTSVLAESNSMPKQCEQLFKETENLIAQAEKQPGTHIQVNKIKSKLNQSKQQILQMELATQLKSCEVGLAKLSNLKSYSE; encoded by the coding sequence ATGAAAAAAATCACGCTTTTTTTTACCGCACTTTTATGCTTATTTTCAACTTCTGTTTTAGCCGAATCTAATTCAATGCCTAAACAATGCGAACAACTATTTAAAGAAACAGAGAATTTGATTGCCCAAGCAGAAAAACAACCTGGAACCCACATTCAAGTAAATAAAATCAAAAGTAAACTAAACCAAAGCAAACAACAAATTCTTCAAATGGAATTAGCGACTCAGTTAAAAAGTTGTGAAGTGGGTTTAGCAAAATTAAGTAATTTGAAAAGTTATAGTGAGTAA
- the nudB gene encoding dihydroneopterin triphosphate diphosphatase, with translation MRSDLTAFLMMQYKNNQSVLVVIYTKDTNRVLMLQRQDDPDFWQSVTGTIESGETPKKTAIRELWEEVRLEISENSTALFDCNESIEFEIFPHFRYKYAPNITHCKEHWFLCEVEKEFIPVLSEHLAYQWVSPEQAIQMTKSSNNAEAIRKYILKDK, from the coding sequence GTGCGGTCAGATTTGACCGCATTTTTAATGATGCAATACAAAAATAATCAATCTGTTCTCGTTGTAATTTACACTAAAGATACAAACAGAGTTTTAATGCTCCAACGCCAAGATGATCCTGATTTTTGGCAGTCTGTTACTGGCACCATTGAAAGTGGTGAAACACCAAAAAAAACAGCAATTCGTGAGCTATGGGAAGAAGTGCGGTTAGAAATTTCGGAAAATTCCACCGCACTTTTTGATTGCAATGAGAGCATAGAATTTGAAATTTTTCCACATTTCCGCTATAAATACGCACCGAATATTACTCATTGCAAAGAACATTGGTTTTTGTGTGAGGTGGAAAAAGAATTTATTCCAGTATTGAGTGAGCATTTGGCATATCAATGGGTTTCCCCTGAACAAGCAATCCAAATGACAAAATCTTCCAATAACGCGGAAGCAATTAGAAAATATATTCTTAAAGATAAATAG
- a CDS encoding isoprenylcysteine carboxyl methyltransferase family protein, translated as MLFINITFACILAIRFYSLSISIRHEKALIAKGAIQYGKRNSTLLSIAHVVFYFAAIIEANNQNLSFNSTSQIGLAILIFAIAMLFYVIYELKEIWTVKIYVLPEHQINRSFLFKYVRHPNYFLNIIPELIGLSLFCQAKYTALIGLPIYLLILGVRIKQEESAMSHLFPKS; from the coding sequence ATGTTATTTATCAATATTACTTTTGCCTGTATTTTAGCGATCCGTTTTTACAGTCTGTCTATTTCAATTCGTCATGAAAAAGCACTCATTGCAAAGGGTGCAATACAGTATGGTAAACGCAATTCCACACTGTTGTCCATTGCCCATGTTGTATTTTATTTTGCGGCGATCATTGAGGCTAATAACCAAAACCTGTCATTTAATAGCACTTCACAAATAGGGTTGGCGATTTTAATTTTTGCTATTGCAATGCTATTTTATGTGATTTATGAGCTAAAAGAGATTTGGACAGTAAAAATTTATGTTTTACCAGAACATCAAATTAATCGCTCTTTCTTGTTTAAATACGTACGTCACCCGAATTATTTCTTAAACATTATTCCCGAGTTAATTGGTTTATCGCTTTTCTGCCAAGCAAAATATACCGCATTGATTGGATTACCCATTTATTTGCTTATCCTAGGCGTGCGTATTAAACAAGAAGAGAGTGCCATGTCGCATTTATTTCCTAAATCATAA
- a CDS encoding Na+/H+ antiporter family protein → MLSNPVVISIIVLLALSLLRINVIIALVIAALTAGFIGDLGLTKTIETFTGGLGGGAEVAMNYAILGAFAIAISKSGITDLIAYKIIIKMNKTPTAGNLTWFKYFIFAVLALFAISSQNLLPVHIAFIPIVVPPLLSIFNRLKIDRRAVACVLTFGLTATYMLLPVGFGKIFIESILVKNINQAGATLGLQTNVAQVSLAMLLPVIGMILGLLTAIFITYRKPREYNINVEEATTKDIEAHIANIKPKQIVASLIAIVATFATQLVTSSTIIGGLIGLIIFVLCGIFKLKESNDIFQQGLRLMAMIGFVMIAASGFANVINATTGVTDLVQSLSSGVVQSKGIAALLMLVVGLLITMGIGSSFSTVPIITSIYVPLCLSFGFSPLATISIVGVAAALGDAGSPASDSTLGPTSGLNMDGKHDHIWDSVVPTFIHYNIPLLVFGWIAAMYL, encoded by the coding sequence ATGTTATCAAACCCTGTTGTTATCTCAATCATCGTTTTGCTGGCACTTAGTTTGCTACGCATCAACGTTATTATCGCACTGGTGATTGCTGCGCTTACCGCAGGATTTATCGGTGATTTAGGTTTAACTAAAACCATCGAAACCTTTACAGGCGGCTTAGGTGGCGGTGCTGAAGTCGCAATGAACTATGCAATACTTGGAGCGTTCGCCATTGCTATTTCTAAATCAGGCATTACTGATTTAATCGCTTATAAAATCATCATAAAAATGAATAAAACGCCAACTGCTGGCAATTTAACTTGGTTTAAATATTTCATTTTTGCGGTATTGGCATTGTTTGCCATCTCCTCTCAAAACTTACTTCCAGTGCATATTGCTTTTATTCCAATTGTTGTACCACCGCTACTTTCAATCTTTAACCGTTTAAAAATTGACCGCCGTGCAGTAGCTTGCGTACTTACATTTGGTTTAACTGCTACCTATATGTTATTACCAGTAGGCTTTGGAAAAATCTTTATTGAAAGTATTTTAGTTAAAAACATTAATCAAGCTGGCGCAACCTTAGGTTTACAAACAAATGTAGCACAAGTTTCTTTAGCAATGTTGTTACCTGTTATTGGAATGATTTTAGGCTTACTCACAGCCATATTTATTACCTACCGTAAACCACGTGAATACAATATCAATGTTGAAGAAGCAACAACTAAAGATATTGAAGCTCACATTGCTAATATTAAACCAAAACAAATTGTTGCAAGTTTAATCGCGATTGTCGCAACCTTCGCAACACAATTAGTCACAAGTTCAACTATCATTGGCGGTTTAATTGGCTTAATTATTTTCGTACTATGTGGCATTTTCAAACTAAAAGAAAGCAACGATATTTTTCAACAAGGCTTGCGCTTAATGGCAATGATTGGCTTTGTAATGATTGCTGCTTCAGGTTTTGCAAATGTGATTAATGCCACCACTGGCGTAACAGATTTAGTACAAAGCCTAAGTTCTGGTGTTGTGCAAAGTAAAGGTATTGCCGCATTATTAATGCTTGTCGTTGGTTTATTAATTACAATGGGTATTGGCTCATCATTCTCTACAGTACCGATTATTACATCAATTTACGTACCACTCTGTTTATCTTTTGGTTTTTCTCCATTAGCGACAATTTCTATTGTAGGTGTAGCAGCGGCTTTAGGAGATGCAGGTTCGCCCGCATCAGACTCAACATTAGGCCCAACATCTGGCTTGAATATGGATGGCAAACACGATCACATTTGGGATTCTGTTGTACCTACCTTTATTCACTATAATATTCCATTATTGGTATTCGGCTGGATTGCAGCAATGTACCTTTAA
- the rnt gene encoding ribonuclease T — MSDSQEIPYHNQLKNRFRGYFPVIIDVETAGFDAKKDALLELAAITLKMDENGYLHPDQKCHFHIEPFEGANINPESLKFNGIDIHNPLRGAVSELDAITGLFQMVRRGQKDADCQRSIIVAHNAAFDQSFVMAAAERTGVKRNPFHPFGMFDTASLAGLMFGQTVLVKACLAAKIPFDGKQAHSALYDTERTAKLFCYMVNHLKDLGGFPHIASELEQEKTTEKETAL; from the coding sequence ATGTCCGATTCTCAAGAAATCCCTTATCACAATCAATTAAAAAATCGCTTTCGTGGCTATTTCCCCGTCATTATTGATGTTGAAACTGCAGGTTTTGATGCAAAAAAAGATGCGCTTTTAGAACTCGCTGCAATCACTTTAAAAATGGATGAAAACGGTTATTTACACCCAGATCAGAAATGCCATTTTCATATTGAGCCTTTTGAAGGAGCAAATATTAATCCTGAGTCCTTGAAATTTAATGGCATTGATATTCACAATCCATTACGTGGTGCAGTATCTGAACTCGATGCAATCACGGGGTTATTTCAAATGGTACGTCGAGGACAAAAAGATGCGGATTGCCAACGATCCATTATTGTGGCACACAACGCTGCTTTTGACCAAAGTTTTGTGATGGCTGCTGCTGAACGTACCGGCGTAAAGCGTAATCCCTTCCACCCTTTTGGCATGTTTGACACGGCAAGTTTAGCAGGCTTAATGTTTGGTCAAACTGTTCTTGTTAAAGCCTGTCTTGCTGCTAAAATCCCCTTTGATGGGAAACAAGCCCATTCAGCGTTATATGATACCGAACGCACGGCGAAATTATTCTGCTATATGGTCAATCATTTAAAAGATTTAGGTGGTTTCCCACATATTGCGTCTGAACTAGAACAGGAAAAAACAACTGAAAAAGAGACCGCACTTTAA
- a CDS encoding type II toxin-antitoxin system VapC family toxin encodes MIYMLDTNIIIYLMKNRPKIVAERVSQLLPNDRLVMSFITYAELIKGAFGSQNYEQSIRAIELLTERVNVLYPNEQICLHYGKWASTLKKQGQPIGNNDLWIACHALSLNAVLITHNIKEFQRITDLQWQDWTK; translated from the coding sequence ATGATTTATATGTTAGACACTAATATCATTATTTATTTAATGAAAAATCGTCCCAAAATTGTTGCCGAACGAGTATCACAATTATTGCCTAATGATCGCTTAGTTATGAGCTTTATTACTTATGCTGAACTTATTAAAGGCGCGTTTGGTAGTCAAAATTATGAGCAATCAATACGAGCAATAGAATTGCTTACTGAGCGAGTGAATGTACTATATCCCAATGAACAAATCTGTTTACATTATGGCAAATGGGCAAGTACACTCAAAAAACAGGGGCAACCTATCGGAAATAATGACCTATGGATTGCTTGCCACGCATTGAGTTTAAATGCTGTTCTTATTACACATAATATAAAAGAGTTTCAGCGTATTACAGATCTTCAATGGCAAGATTGGACAAAATAG